GCCTCGAGCAACTTCCTCTGCCAGAACGGACGGCTCCGCTTCACGTCCCAGATCCGGTTTAGAGTGTGGCGCACCGCGCCGACCGCCGCGGATGACGACCACAGATAGGCGAAAGCCGCCACTACCCCGACCGGGCCGCGCAGTCGAATGGCCTCCCGCACGTTCTCGAGAATCACCGCGTGTGCCCTCGGTGGGAGATAGGCACGCAACGTTTCCTGGATCGCGGATTGAACCCGCTCGTGCTCCAGGAAGTGCGTCGAGACCGCGAACGGGCAGTCGTCTTCGAGAAAGCTGTCATACGTCGCGCGGATGAGACCCACTAGAGTCCTATCGCGCAGCCGTCCACGCGCGGATCCGAGGCGCCCAGGTATGCCCCGCGCGTGTGGTCTACCAGAATCGCCTGGGCCCCGCCGCCGCCTTCGGGCGAGGCCGCGAGGAGGACACGGTGGCCCCTCCGTTCCAGCTCGATGAGGGTCTCCGGAGGGAAGCCCTCCTCGACGCGCAACTCGAACTGCGACCCGAGCGTCGCCGGATCGGTGCCTGGGAAGCTGTGCCAGCGCGGGGCCTCGACCGCCTGCTGCGGGCTCATCCCGGACTCGACCAGGTTGAGAAGGATCTGCAGGCACCACTGCGGCTGCGCGTCCCCGCCGGGTGTGCCCCAGGCCAGCCAGGGCATTCCACCGCGAAACGCCATGTAGGGGGTCAGAGTGTGCATCGTTCGCTTGCCGGGCGCGATGCGGTTGGGGTGCCCGGCTTCCAGGGTGAACCCGCGGCCTGCGCGGTTGTTTAGCAGGATGCCGGTTCCCTCAACGATCTCGCCGCAGCCAAAGGCAGCCGACAGACTCGTGATGTACGAGACGAGGTTTCCCTCACAGTCGGCCACGCAGAAGTAGGTTGTGTTTCCTGACTCCTCGGCGGGCAGGCCGCCCGCGCGGGCCTGCGCAGCCTGGCTCCCGTGGACTTCCTCTCGCCGGCGGGCCGCGTACCCTTTGTCGAGCAGCGCGCCGACCGGGTTGCGGACGAGCAGCGGGTCTCCCAGGTAGGCCAGGCGGTCGGCATAGGCGATCTTCTTGGCCTCTACGGCCCTGTGGATGGCGTCGGGCGAATCCCAGCGCCCGGGCTCAAAACCCTCAAGGATGTTCAACATCTCGAGCAGCAGGATCCCCTGTGACGGAGGCGCAGTTGCGTAGACGGTCAGGCCGCGGAACGTGGTGCTTGGGGGCTCGTGCACATCCACGGCGTACCCGGCGAAGTCGCCGGCGGAGAGCAATCCTCCGTGGGCGCGGCTGTACGCGCCGATTGCCTCGGCGATCGGCCCTTCGTAGAACGCCTCAGAACCGCCTGCGGCCACCATCCGCAGCGATGCGCCGAGATCGCGCTGGACAAGGATCTCGCCTTCCTCCAGGGGCCTGCCGCGAGGCAGGAACACTGCCGACGAGGAGGGATACTGGGCGATCACGGGCGTGGCTTCGCTGTACCAGAGGGCGACCTTCCGCGTCACCGGCACACCCTCTTCGGCATAGCGGATCGCCGGCTCCAGAAGTCTGCGGAGGGAGAACCGGCCGCTGCCCCATCGGGTCAGGGCCTCATCCATCGCTCGAACCGCTCCGGGCACCGAGACCGCCAGCATACCCCGGAGTGGCATCCTCAAATGGCCCTGCCTGACGAAGAACTCGCGCAACGCGCCCGCGGGCGCGGGGCCGCTGCCGTTGAGCCCCCAGACGCGCCCCTTGGGCTTGTAGTAGACCAGCATGAAGGTGTCGCCGCCGAGCCCGCTCATCATCGGTTGTGCCACGCCCAGCACCGCCGCCGCGGCCACCGCGGCGTCCACGGCGTTGCCCCGGCCTGCCAGAACCTCCAGGCCCGCAGCCGTCGCGAGCGGGTGACCCGTCGCGATGGCCGCGCGTCGCGCGATCACGGTCGAGCGTCCCGTACGCATGGTCACCAATCCCTCACCGGGCGATTCACCCTGGGCGCCGGGCACTCCTGCGATCGGGCACTCGTGTGGAGGCCACTCGCGCGGAAGCCACTCGTGCGAAGGGAGCAAGCGCGCCGAAGTCGAACTGCGCATCCAATGGCGCGGCTCTACTGCCTGACAGCCGGAATCGTTCTTCTACTGCTGGGGTCCCTCGCCCAGGGGTCCAGACCCTTCCACGTGGTCAGCGGCGCGGTGCTGGTCTGTCTGGGCGCGGCTGGCTGGGGAGTCCGGATGGCGGCGCAGACCGCGGGGCTGGTCTACACCCTCGCGGCGCTCCTCGGGTTTCTCAGCACGCTCCTGATGGGAGGCAGGATCCCGGTAGTGGGCACCCAGGCGGTCGGCCTCTATGACCTGGCGTACCTGGCTATCGGCGGGATGGGCCTCTGGACCGGCTTCCGCGCGCAAAGGGGCAGAGGTGACGCAGCGGGCAGGCCGGGCACAACGGCTGCCGCGCCCGGCAGATCTCCCGACCCAGATAGATAGCCCGTAGCGAGAAGTCCGACCACTGGCCGCGATCCAGAAGCCGCATCAGGTCCTGCTCGATCTTCGCAGGATCGTCGTGCGCGGTGAAGCCAAGGCGCCGGCTGATGCGCCGCACGTGCGTATCTACTACGACGCCGGGCACGCCGAAGACCCCGCCGAGGATCACGTTTGCGGTCTTGCGCCCTACGCCCGGGAGTTCCAGCAGTTCCTCCATAGTCCGTGGCACAACACCGCCGAACTTCTCGTCCAGCATCCTGGCCATGCGCGCGATCGCACGCGCCTTCTGCCTGTAGAAGCCCGTTGGGTGGACCAGCGCCTCCAGTTCGGATTGGTCTGCGGAGGCGAACTCCGCCGCCGTCCGGTATCGGGCGAACAGCGCGGGCGTAACCCTGTTGACCTGATCGTCGGTGCACTGCGCCGATAGTATCGTCGCCACCAGCAACTGCAGCGGGTTGTGGTGCCGAAGCGGCAGGCGGGTCACCGGGTAGCGCTCGCCCAGGATAGCTGCGATCTTGGTGGCGCGGCGCCGGAGGGCAGTCAGTGTTGCGAGCCGCTGTGGCATGACCGCGTGCCGATTCGCCGGCGCATCGGATCGTTCCTGCCGCAGGGTGTTGCGCCGACGGGAGGTCTGTTGAAGGCGGACGGTGTATAGAGTGCTGCAACAGGGCGGCTTCCGGATAGCGCCGAACACCCGCACGAGAGGAGTCCCAGATGCCCGACACCGACCGCGTCACCCGCACGCGTGCCCAGATGAGATCTGCCGGGGTGGACCTGCTGAGTTTGCCGCCGGGCGACGACATGTACTACCTGCTCGGCTTCACCCCGCATGCGGACGAGCGGCCGTGCTACCTCTTCCTGACAGGTAACGACGCGATATTCCTCGTGCCCGAACTCAACGCCGGGGAGGCGCGCGCACACGTTGACCCGCCCTTCCTCACCTACACCGATGCCGAGGGCCCCGGGACGGTGCTGCGCGAGGCGCACAACCGGCTGGGCGATCCTGAACGCATCTGCGTCGGCGACACGATGCGGGCCGACTTCCTGTTGCTGCTCCAGGAGCGGTGGACAAAGAGCGTCTTTGCTTCCGGCGCTGAGGTGATGGCGCCGGTGCGCATGATCAAGACATCCGAGGAGATCGCGCTGATGCGCCGGTCCGCGGCCGCGGCAGACGTGGCCGTGGACGCGGCCTTCGCGGCCTGCCGTCCGGGCACAACAGAGACCGCAGTCGCCCGAGCGGTCGCGGGCGCGTTCGCCGAGCAGGAGGTGTCGCAGCCCGGGATGGCGATCGTGGGAAGCGGGCCGAACTCTGCCTACCCCCACCACCGGTCGGGCAGCCGGGGCCTGCGGGAAGGCGAGCCAGTCCTGGTGGACCTGGGCGGCCGCCTCGAGGGCTACATGTCGGACATCACCCGCATGGCGTACATCGGCGAGCCCTCGGCGCGCTACCGCGAGGTGCACGCGATCGTCGAGCACGCGGTGCGCGCGGGAATGGTCGCGGTCAGACCCGGCACCCCGCTCTCAGCCGTTGACAGGGCGGCGCGCGCGGTGATCGAGAGTGCCGGCTACGGAAGGCAGTTCACCCACCGCACCGGCCACGGCATCGGGCTAACCGGTCATGAACCGCCCTCGGTCACGCACACCAACGATCTACCGGTGCAGGAAGGGATGATGTTCAGTGTCGAGCCGGGGATCTATCTCGAAGGCGAGTTCGGGGTCCGCCTGGAGGAGATCGTGGTCGTGACCGCGCGGGGCGCGGAACGGCTGAGCATGCTGCCGCGCGAGGTGCGGGTGCTGCCGGCTTGAACCCGCGTATCCTGGCACCGGGTCCGCTCCTGGTACCGGGCCTGCTCCTGGCCGGGCTGACCCTCGCCGTCATCGCCGCCTGCATCCCCACGGGCACGAGCGCCCTTGCCGGATCGCGCGCACAACCGCAGGAGGCCTTCTACCCTTCGTACGAGCAGATCGTCGCCCGCCTGTCGCGGCTGCAGGCCGGCCTTCCGGATATCGTGCAGGTGCGCGAGATAGGGCAGAGCTCCCACGGCAAGCCGATCCTCGCGGTCAAGATCTCGGACAACGCGACGCGCGAGGAAGATGAACCGGCCTGGCTGTTCCTGAGCGTCGTCCACGGCCGAGAACCGCTGGGGCTCAAGATCACGCTCGGGCTCATACACGATCTGACACGCGGCTACGGAGTTGACCAGGAGATCACCGATTGGATCAACGCCTACGAGATCTGGTTCGTGCCGGTGCAGAACGTGTACGGGTACGAGACAAACCGACGAAAGAACGGCGATAACCCCGGTGTGGACCTGAACCGCAACTACGACTTCCGCTGGGATCGGTGCGTCGTATACCAGCCGCAGTGCATTGACCCGGCGTCGTCGTACTACGCAGGTGTTGCGCCGTTCTCAGAGCCCGAGACACGGGCGGTGCGCGACCTGGCCCTGGAGCAGCGGCCGCGCTTCGGCGTGGACTTCCACCAGGGCAACCCGTACCCGCAGAGTGAGATCATGCGGCCCTGGAGTACAGGCCGGGCAGAGGACCGCGTGCTTCCGCCTCCGGACCAGGGCACGCTGCTGGTTGTGGCAGGCGAGTTGGGCCGGTGGATTGCCGACGCCAGGCAACAGGGCGGCTTCTGCCGATCGGACTCACCGATCTTTGACCCCGCGGTGTGCCGGGCTCCCCAGATGTCGCTGCTGGCGCCGATGGGCCAGTCATCGAACTGGCACCACGCCACCTCGGGTACGTTCCACTACGTCATCGAGATCTCGCAGCGCCTCTACAACGACCGGTACTTCTATACCCCAGACCCAGCCGACGACGACCTGCGCTCGCTGCAGCAGGCCGAGGAGTACATCCGCACTCACACCACCGCGCTGCGGGAATGGCTGCGGTGGTTCCTGCGCGGCAGGGAAGGCGAGGACTTCATCTATCGCGCGCTGCCCCCAAGAACGCCATGACGGATTCCAGAACATCGAACCCGGACGCGCACGCCGCAGCCATCCGCGATCAGTTCCTTCTTCGCCGGGACGTGATCTTCCTCAATCACGGCTCGTTCGGCGCCTGCCCAAAGCCCGTTTTCGAAGCGTACCAGCACTGGCAGCGCGAGCTGGAAAGCCAGCCGGTGGAGTTCTTCGCGCGGCGGG
The Armatimonadota bacterium DNA segment above includes these coding regions:
- a CDS encoding zinc carboxypeptidase, with amino-acid sequence MNPRILAPGPLLVPGLLLAGLTLAVIAACIPTGTSALAGSRAQPQEAFYPSYEQIVARLSRLQAGLPDIVQVREIGQSSHGKPILAVKISDNATREEDEPAWLFLSVVHGREPLGLKITLGLIHDLTRGYGVDQEITDWINAYEIWFVPVQNVYGYETNRRKNGDNPGVDLNRNYDFRWDRCVVYQPQCIDPASSYYAGVAPFSEPETRAVRDLALEQRPRFGVDFHQGNPYPQSEIMRPWSTGRAEDRVLPPPDQGTLLVVAGELGRWIADARQQGGFCRSDSPIFDPAVCRAPQMSLLAPMGQSSNWHHATSGTFHYVIEISQRLYNDRYFYTPDPADDDLRSLQQAEEYIRTHTTALREWLRWFLRGREGEDFIYRALPPRTP
- the nth gene encoding endonuclease III — its product is MPQRLATLTALRRRATKIAAILGERYPVTRLPLRHHNPLQLLVATILSAQCTDDQVNRVTPALFARYRTAAEFASADQSELEALVHPTGFYRQKARAIARMARMLDEKFGGVVPRTMEELLELPGVGRKTANVILGGVFGVPGVVVDTHVRRISRRLGFTAHDDPAKIEQDLMRLLDRGQWSDFSLRAIYLGREICRARQPLCPACPLRHLCPFARGSRSRGPSRR
- a CDS encoding YihY/virulence factor BrkB family protein, encoding MPADPSQPGRVRDEPAAGGRGPALAQLPRHRSGDARVAVRVARRGGLPSGDPHRAGTEGPPCPPRGLARRRRRGPGDSGRPHARGIPGRLGSARGRLRDRTLVGLIRATYDSFLEDDCPFAVSTHFLEHERVQSAIQETLRAYLPPRAHAVILENVREAIRLRGPVGVVAAFAYLWSSSAAVGAVRHTLNRIWDVKRSRPFWQRKLLEAGTTLALAGVLGALAIISVGLSILAGLGWRIPLSGRLHDLVLAGPAREAAALIAAVLFEVARHAAFWGLALFAQYQLVYGSMAGVVIFLLWTYVTATILLIGAEIARCRAPLSPAGE
- the ggt gene encoding gamma-glutamyltransferase, which produces MRTGRSTVIARRAAIATGHPLATAAGLEVLAGRGNAVDAAVAAAAVLGVAQPMMSGLGGDTFMLVYYKPKGRVWGLNGSGPAPAGALREFFVRQGHLRMPLRGMLAVSVPGAVRAMDEALTRWGSGRFSLRRLLEPAIRYAEEGVPVTRKVALWYSEATPVIAQYPSSSAVFLPRGRPLEEGEILVQRDLGASLRMVAAGGSEAFYEGPIAEAIGAYSRAHGGLLSAGDFAGYAVDVHEPPSTTFRGLTVYATAPPSQGILLLEMLNILEGFEPGRWDSPDAIHRAVEAKKIAYADRLAYLGDPLLVRNPVGALLDKGYAARRREEVHGSQAAQARAGGLPAEESGNTTYFCVADCEGNLVSYITSLSAAFGCGEIVEGTGILLNNRAGRGFTLEAGHPNRIAPGKRTMHTLTPYMAFRGGMPWLAWGTPGGDAQPQWCLQILLNLVESGMSPQQAVEAPRWHSFPGTDPATLGSQFELRVEEGFPPETLIELERRGHRVLLAASPEGGGGAQAILVDHTRGAYLGASDPRVDGCAIGL
- a CDS encoding aminopeptidase P family protein, which encodes MPDTDRVTRTRAQMRSAGVDLLSLPPGDDMYYLLGFTPHADERPCYLFLTGNDAIFLVPELNAGEARAHVDPPFLTYTDAEGPGTVLREAHNRLGDPERICVGDTMRADFLLLLQERWTKSVFASGAEVMAPVRMIKTSEEIALMRRSAAAADVAVDAAFAACRPGTTETAVARAVAGAFAEQEVSQPGMAIVGSGPNSAYPHHRSGSRGLREGEPVLVDLGGRLEGYMSDITRMAYIGEPSARYREVHAIVEHAVRAGMVAVRPGTPLSAVDRAARAVIESAGYGRQFTHRTGHGIGLTGHEPPSVTHTNDLPVQEGMMFSVEPGIYLEGEFGVRLEEIVVVTARGAERLSMLPREVRVLPA